Proteins found in one Salminus brasiliensis chromosome 13, fSalBra1.hap2, whole genome shotgun sequence genomic segment:
- the LOC140575461 gene encoding major intrinsically disordered Notch2-binding receptor 1, with protein sequence MSDSADDPLVLLEILEVLGVCRGRVSYADVCVYLSGRYELQPLLELRSLLYSTACRDPCFPATLFRERLHPPCSNRLSAAADVVSLFNLLTHTRLPPSHTHTEQHSQTSCLACGQGCPRCDWLREGGGTVAPGSKYEGSTEALIRMNSEVLHTQTPSHFHAHSTQTQPAPHTLSQGGMQVAHSVDVPGECPGNQESSGKAPATGSDPEPIYSCAQKRSAFKGEFHNLLPFVPTDSNNQMEQAQEGFTDGGEDVPFLSYKNPYPDSIYSHDSAMLHAPHHPSEPLQGPAANSYVHSVQTGDVLTHSQGPAMPMHDAPVAQLQVPAHEQKHKSMDDLQSSTYFGPTVMERTHRNPVKTAKSHSLDIDSRPEEEDKVGLDKNDSRRPGSERSALDKSGLAKPRLGKLSFDNSSFDIPGFDPFIVRSVRDTLKRLSGLSLDAWYDCSPGTEGMASVATQTDVPDRRALRSLMLTDKLSIDNPDIGEDDISAIFRFLDDISMCGSMAVLPGEGGGAQEGGGLPERRERLGKLRRLFHSLEGPEEGVRWGVGRLLQRVTELEQRLEPISELREQLALVLSTLNRLEQRGQLVHSHSERQCPHKQAAPGCVHGAHQQHGGPRPNPETEGAEGAAAKRRGLFVRRASRSHTESSGSDQQREWSVSYSKEQLTHPAQAEHQDGLCKKEVHHVQERRKSSHLIAEAHRAPLQSSMQSSSNLRLTDRPRVSWSQTELTPFDLQVPESLDFWMDDVYTPASDTLLRRSQSLTRCNRTQTYRITALSVTATVILILIIVIPICTA encoded by the exons ATGTCAGACAGTGCCGATGACCCCCTGGTGCTCCTGGAGATCCTGGAGGTGCTGGGCGTGTGCCGTGGCCGTGTGTCGTACGCAGACGTGTGCGTGTATCTGAGTGGCCGCTATGAGCTGCAGCCTCTGCTAGAGCTGCGCAGTCTGCTGTACTCCACGGCCTGCCGCGACCCATGCTTCCCGGCCACCCTGTTCCGCGAGCGGCTGCACCCTCCCTGCAGCAACCGCCTGTCTGCGGCTGCTGATGTGGTCTCCCTCTTCAACCTGCTCACACACACGCGCCtgcctccctcacacacacacactgagcagcaCTCCCAGACCTCCTGCCTGGCCTGCGGTCAGGGATGTCCTCGCTGTGATTGGCTGCGAGAAGGAGGAGGGACCGTAGCTCCAGGCTCTAAATATGAGGGCTCCACCGAAGCATTGATCAGGATGAACTCTGAGGTCTTGCACACGCAGACTCCATCACACTTCCATGCTCACTCCACGCAGACGCAAcctgctccacacacactcagccaagGCGGCATGCAGGTCGCGCACTCCGTGGACGTTCCTGGCGAGTGCCCTGGGAATCAGGAGTCGTCCGGCAAGGCCCCGGCGACTGGCTCAGATCCAGAGCCCATCTACTCTTGCGCCCAGAAGAGGAGCGCGTTCAAGGGGGAATTTCACAACCTGTTGCCGTTTGTTCCAACGGACTCCAACAACCAAATGGAGCAAGCCCAGGAGGGATTCACAGACGGGGGCGAGGATGTCCCGTTCCTCAGCTACAAGAATCCGTATCCTGATTCTATCTACTCACATGACTCTGCAATGCTGCATGCACCGCACCACCCCTCAGAGCCCTTGCAAGGCCCTGCCGCAAACTCATACGTGCACTCTGTGCAGACCGGTGACGTGCTAACACACTCACAAGGGCCTGCCATGCCAATGCACGATGCACCTGTCGCACAACTGCAAGTTCCTGCCCACGAGCAGAAGCATAAAAGTATGGACGACCTGCAAAGCTCCACCTACTTTGGACCTACAGTAATGGAGAGGACCCACCGGAACCCAGTCAAGACTGCCAAAAGCCACAGCCTGGACATCGACAGCAGGCcggaagaagaagacaaagttGGACTTGATAAAAACGACTCAAGGAGACCCGGATCAGAAAGGTCAGCGCTCGATAAATCGGGATTAGCTAAACCCAGATTAGGCAAACTTAGCTTTGACAACAGTAGCTTCGACATCCCTGGCTTTGACCCATTCATTGTCCGGTCAGTACGGGACACCCTAAAGCGCCTGAGCGGGCTGAGCTTGGACGCCTGGTACGACTGTTCGCCAGGGACCGAAGGCATGGCCAGTGTGGCCACTCAGACGGACGTTCCCGATCGCCGCGCCCTGCGGAGCCTCATGCTAACCGACAAGCTTTCCATCGACAATCCTGACATCGGTGAGGACGACATCAGCGCTATCTTCCGCTTCCTGGATGACATTAGCATGTGTGGCTCGATGGCCGTGCTGCCAGGAGAAGGAGGCGGGGCTCAAGAGGGTGGCGGGTTGCCTGAGAGACGGGAGCGCCTGGGAAAACTCCGGCGGCTCTTCCACTCTCTCGAGGGCCCCGAGGAAGGGGTGCGGTGGGGCGTAGGGCGGCTGCTGCAGCGGGTCACAGAGCTGGAGCAGAGACTGGAGCCCATCTCCGAGCTGAGGGAACAGCTGGCACTGGTCCTTTCCACGCTGAACCGACTGGAGCAGAGAGGACAGCTCGTTCACTCGCACTCTGAGAGGCAGTGCCCACACAAGCAGGCTGCGCCAGGCTGCGTGCACGGCGCCCACCAGCAGCACGGAGGACCCCGGCCCAACCCAGAAACAGAGGGTGCTGAGGGGGCGGCAGCCAAACGCAGGGGCCTTTTTGTACGCAGGGCCTCCAGGAGCCACACAGAGAGCAGCGGCTCTGATCAGCAGCGTGAGTGGAGCGTCAGCTACAGCAAGGAGCAGCTCACACACCCTGCTCAG GCAGAGCATCAGGACGGGCTGTGTAAGAAAGAGGTCCACCATGTGCAGGAGAGAAGGAAGAGTTCGCACCTCATCGCTGAGGCTCACAGAGCTCCACTGcagagctccatgcagagctcCTCCAACCTGCGCCTCACTGACCGCCCCAGAGTCTCCTGGAGCCAGACAGAGCTGACGCCCTTCGACCTGCAG GTCCCAGAGTCTCTGGACTTCTGGATGGATGACGTTTACACTCCGGCCTCAGACACACTCCTGCGGCGCTCGCAGTCCCTCACCCGCTGCAACCGGACCCAAACCTACCGCATCACCGCGCTCAGCGTCACTGCCACcgtcatcctcatcctcatcatcgTCATCCCGATCTGCACTGCATAA
- the il12b2 gene encoding interleukin-12 subunit beta, giving the protein MSKMISALSMIFSLVLLGITEVSAVDTFPENFVAVEKHSNVTLLCRTAELDVTWQQDSEEVLPSEYSVLKGNQLILRDFLVDQIGNYTCWRNNKIIDYTYVLSDISSQVTDSPISCTAETFNCTYSISCRMNHSAFIDFRLRNERDSNSWVQRSESGMFYLTHSTNPYAEESDRLVVIGEAVSSSDLYFKFSHSFYLRDIIKPACPEVNVKNSKVDLQPPLTWAQPSSYYPLDHEIQCKKQDDGTVMPCTLDQNDKVPRGTIELRVRCRDALLLSQWSDWTPWQNVRNRRKNSKRKKNKKKSV; this is encoded by the exons ATGAGCAAG ATGATCTCAGCATTGAGCATGATCTTCTCTCTGGTCCTCTTGGGCATCACTGAAGTGTCAGCTGTGGACACGTTCCCTGAAAACT tcgTGGCGGTGGAGAAGCACAGTAATGTTACCCTGCTCTGCCGCACTGCTGAACTGGACGTGACGTGGCAGCAGGACTCTGAAGAAGTGCTGCCGTCAGAATATTCGGTGCTCAAAGGCAACCAGCTGATTCTCCGAGACTTTCTGGTCGACCAGATAGGAAACTACACCTGCTGGAGGAACAATAAGATAATAGACTACACCTACGTCCTGTCTGACATATCTTCCCAAGTTACTG ATTCACCTATAAGCTGCACAGCTGAAACCTTCAACTGCACCTACAGCATCTCCTGCAGAATGAACCACTCTGCGTTTATTGATTTCAGACTTCGCAATGAACG GGATAGCAACAGCTGGGTGCAGCGTTCTGAAAGTGGCATGTTTTACCTCACCCACTCCACCAACCCGTACGCAGAGGAGTCCGATCGGCTGGTGGTCATAGGAGAGGCCGTGTCGTCTTCAGACCTCTACTTTAAATTCAGCCATAGCTTCTACCTCCGAGACATCA TAAAGCCTGCCTGTCCTGAAGTCAACGTGAAAAACAGCAAGGTGGATTTACAGCCCCCACTCACATGGGCCCAGCCGAGCAGTTACTACCCTCTCGACCATGAAATTCAGTGCAAGAAGCAAGATGATGGAACG GTGATGCCTTGTACGCTGGACCAGAACGACAAGGTCCCGAGGGGCACCATTGAGCTGAGGGTTCGCTGTAGAGACGCACTGCTTCTCTCTCAGTGGAGTGACTGGACCCCATGGCAAAAT GTGCGTAAcagaagaaaaaacagcaaaaggaaaaagaacaagaagaaaAGTGTCTGA
- the cfap161 gene encoding cilia- and flagella-associated protein 161 — translation MTNFRTYRPSVRVGNWREDVTLEEDSLRDFLHRKDRGELSIQRTGLLRQSILKPVSLSVSGDGCLRFGETVMLVNSGGTDLDPREPCSLSIVADLSNMSSHSQASSDPGLHGPCQVGGASSLKPCVRNALVITSVDGTPDGELLRYEQSFALRTTGGFAGELYLASDHRTFQKCAKRSRLQEVSLVEQLNFLCWWRVVYFDPQERLEQEGCPVQGNLKVLISHCKTNQCLAALANHELWTPFGKEYEIVAHTFLDSHKAERDSNHWLFVTADPGQEEQSLLQRPQASDDTYENGSDIKAITDTPQEAES, via the exons ATGACCAATTTTCGGACCTACAGACCGAGCGTGCGCGTGGGAAACTGGAGGGAAGACGTGACCCTGGAGGAG GACAGCCTGAGGGACTTCCTTCATCGGAAAGACAGAGGAGAGCTCTCAATCCAGAGGACAGGCCTGCTGAGACAAAGCATCCTGAAACCA GTGAGTCTTTCAGTGTCTGGAGATGGTTGTCTGCGCTTTGGAGAGACCGTCATGCTGGTAAACTCAGGAGGAACAGACCTAGACCCACGTGAGCCCTGCAGTCTCAGCATTGTTGCTGACCTCAGCAACATGAGCTCACATTCACAAGCTAGCTCTGACCCTGGTCTCCACGGACCGTGCCAGGTGGGCGGAGCCAGCAGTTTAAAGCCGTGTGTGAGGAATGCCCTCGTCATTACCAG TGTGGATGGGACGCCAGATGGAGAGCTGCTTAGATATGAGCAGAGCTTTGCCTTGAGAACGACTGGAGGTTTCGCTGGAGAG CTTTACCTGGCCAGTGACCACAGAACCTTCCAGAAGTGCGCCAAGAGGTCCCGACTGCAGGAAGTGAGCTTAGTGGAGCAGCTGAACTTCCTTTGCTGGTGGAGAGTGGTTTACTTTGATCCACAGGAGCGTCTGGAACAGGAGGGCTGCCCTGTCCAG ggaAACCTCAAGGTGCTGATCTCTCACTGTAAAACCAACCAGTGTCTGGCTGCCCTGGCCAATCATGAACTCTG GACTCCATTTGGTAAAGAGTACGAGATCGTAGCTCACACCTTCCTGGACTCCCATAAGGCAGAACGGGACAGCAACCACTGGCTATTTGTCACCGCTGACCCAGGCCAAGAGGAACAGAGTCTACTGCAGCGCCCCCAAGCGTCTGATGACACTTATGAGAATGGATCAGATATAAAGGCAATCACAGACACTCCACAAGAGGCTGAAAGCTGA